In Paenibacillus xylanilyticus, the genomic window ATCGGATACGTACCGTATATCAGCAGTAGAACAACTTAGAACCTACGCTTCCATTTTGAATGTTCCACTTGAGGTTGTACAGTCTCCAGGAGATACACAACGAGCCATATCTCGTTTGCAGGATTGTGACCTGATCTTCATGGATACGGCAGGAAGAAATTATAGAAACGAATTGCTCGTTTCGGAGTTGCAAAGCCTGCTTGCACCAGTAGAGAACAGTGAGACATTTCTCGTCATGAGCATGACATCCAAAAGCGCGGACATGTTTGAAATTACCGAACATTTCAGCAAGTATGGGCTGGATAAGATCATTTTCACCAAGATGGACGAAACGGGCACTTGTGGTCCAATGATTAATCTGCTGCATCACTTCCCGTTGAAAATTGCCTATGTGACCAATGGACAGAATGTTCCGGATGACTTGCTCAAACCAGATCCGGCTTCATTGACTAAACAATTGCTGGGAGAACTCGCGAAATGAAGGACCAGGCAGCCTCTCTTCGAAGTTTGGTGTCAGCACCGAGTGCATTGGACAAAACCCTGCGCAGTGGACGCTCTTCGAAAATCTTAACGATTGCCAGCGGCAAAGGCGGGGTAGGGAAATCCAATTTCACGTTAAACTTTGCCCTTGCGCTGCAAACGCTGGGCAGGAAGGTACTGGTATTTGACGCAGATATCGGAATGGCTAATATTGATGTTCTTATGGGGACTTCATCTTCCTATAATCTGTATCATTTATTGTATCGGCAGAAGTCCATACAGGAAATCATTCAGCTTGGTGCGAATGGACTACCATACATTGCTGGTGGATCTGGCATGAAAGAGTTATTTTCGTTGTCGGACCGTGATTTGGAATTCTTTGCAGAGCAAGTGGAAATGGTTGCGCAGGAAATGGACTACGTCATATTTGATACTGGAGCGGGGCTCTCCCGTGAGAATATGAAGTTTATTGGTGCAGCTGACGAATGTGTGATTATAACCACACCTGAACCCACTTCCATAACAGATGCATATGCACTGGTTAAAGTGATGCATGGTCAGGAAAATGCTACACCTTTTCGGATGGTCGTTAACCGTGTTGAAAATGAACAAGAGTCGGAACAGGTGGCGGAAAAAATAGCAGGAGTAGCCAAGCGTTTTTTACAAACGGATATCCCCCTGCTTGGGTATGTTTCTGAAGATCCGAATGTTGTTAAAGCGGTGAAGAGACAAGTGCCTTACAGCTTGGCTTATCCCCATTCAAAAGCTTCCAGAGATATACAGCGGCTAGCCCTTCGATATTTGGCTGAACCTGCGGTTAATGAAGCCGAAACCTTGACAGGAATCAGGGGATTTATGAAAAAGTGGCTTAGGAAGACAACATGATTCTTGAATAAAGGAAACAGAGGTGGACAAAACATGGCGGTGTATCAAGTACTGGTTGTCGATGATTCCGCTTTTATGCGCAAAATTGTCACGGATTTGATTGAAGCTGACCCGGAATTTAAAGTTGCGGCAACAGCTTCAACCGGCAAGGAAGCAATTGAAAAAGCAGTGGATTTAAAGCCTGATGTAATTACGATGGATGTAGAAATGCCTGAGATGAATGGGCTGGATGCATTGAAATCGATCATGCAGAAGTCATCGGTGCCTGTAATTATGCTATCAGGTATCAATGAGCAAGGTATGAAGGAAACCATCATGGCGCTTGAGGCAGGAGCTTTTGATTTTATACGTAAGCCTTCCATTTCACATGATCAGGATATTGCTCAGGTAGGCAAGGCCCTCGTCGAGCGGATGCGGGCGGCCATGAACGAAATCAAGCGAAAAGCAGAGCGTGAGGAGTCTTTAAAACAGACGAAAGAGATTCAGGAACATCTCTTGCGTCAATCTCAGCGAGTACAGCGTGATGCTCCTGCACAAGTTCGCAGAAAACCCGCTCAAAAAAGGATTGATCCTGTTCAACCAGTTACAAGGCCGAACAGTGAACCAAGTGAGCGACCACCGTCCAAGGTGCTGCATCGAAACATGCCGCTGGCGGACCAGAAAAAAGAGCGACCAGACAAAAAACTGGAAGCTGGAAAGAGCCCAGATCGTGTCCCTAATACAAGAGAAGCTAAGGTGCCTAAACCGATTAAGCCTCTTCACACTCCGAAGGAGTTGCGGAATGCTGAACCAATACGGTCGGCAATGGAGCAAACGGCTGCATCCTCAAGTCAACCATTACCAAAAGCAGTAACGGGGACTGATAGTGCATTCAACAAAATTGTTGCAATTGGCTGCTCTACGGGAGGCCCAAGAGCCCTTAAAACTTTGCTTGAGGAACTGCCCGCTGATTTGCCTGCACCTGTCATTATTGTGCAGCACATGCCACCCAATTTTACAAGGTCTCTGGCACAACGGCTGAATACCTTCAGTCCGCTGCATGTCGTTGAGGCTGAAGAAGGTATGGTTCTCAAGAAAGGTTCCGCTTATATCGCTCCTGGTGGATATCACATCGTCGTAACTAAAACAACCGATGGAAAGTATATCCTGAAGCTTACGGAGCAGCATCCGGTGAATGGCCATCGGCCTTCAGTGGATACGATGTTTGAGTCGTTATTGCCTTTTACGTCGCTTCAGCGGCATTTAGTTTTGCTGACGGGTATGGGCAGTGATGGAGCGAGAATGATGAAAAAGCTTTATGAAGCGGGTGTAACTTCTACCTTTGCGGAAAATGAAGAGACCTGTGTGGTGTATGGAATGCCGCGTTCAGCTGTAGAGCTGCAATGCGTACGTCATCTTCTGCCTTTGCAGGAGATCGCCCCAAAACTTGTTCAAGCAGTGAAATAAACGGAGTGTAACTCATGGAGGAGGTGCCTCACAATGGACATGAACCAATACTTATCCATGTTTATTGATGAGTCTAATGATCATCTGCAATCCCTTAACGACAATATGCTTCAACTCGAAGGCAATCCGGAGGATCTGGGTATAGTCCAAGTCATCTTCCGCTCTGCTCATACTTTGAAAGGTATGGCTGCAACAATGGGCTTTGAGGATTTGGCATCATTGACTCACAAAATGGAAAATGTGTTAGATCTTGTGCGTAATGAGAAATTGAAAATGCAGGACTATATTTTTGATACTCTGTTTAAGAGTTTGGACGCGCTTGAATCCATGGTTCAGGATATTACCAGTGGTGGAGAAGGTAAAGCCGATGTTTCCGCAATTGTCGCTTCCCTTCAAGTCATTGAAAGTGGTGAATGGACAGGTGGTGAAACTCCAACTGCTACAACAACGGCTAAGCAGGTAGAAAGCATTTCATTAGCTGTTGATCTGGATGAATTCCAATATTCTGTTCTAGACCAGTCTATCGCGGAAGGGCATCGAGTTTTCTACATTGATGTGCTTGTTAGTGAGGATAGTCAGCTGAAAGGTGTACGTGCCTACATGGTTTTTGATCTCTTGGAGCGTTCGGGTGAAGTTGTGAAGTCTTTCCCTACGGTTCAGGATATTGAGCAGGAGAAGTTTGAGCGCAGTTTCTCGTTGTATTACATAACAACCAAAGAAGCGCAGGAACTGGAAAAAAGTATTTTAAGCATTTCTGAGATAGAAAGTGCCAAAGTCATTCAGCTAGATCAAGAAACTCTTCAGCAGATGACCAATCAGGCTGCAGCTGCAGTTGAAGCTGAAACAGTCGCCATAGCAACAGCTGTATCACAAGAGATCGCAACTGCGGTCAAAACAGAAGAAAAACCAGCAGCCAAACAGCCTGTTGCACCAACTAAACAGGGGGCCGCACCTTCGCGTACGATCCGAGTGGATATTGAGCGATTGGATGTACTGATGAATTTATTCAGCGAATTGCTGATTGATCGGTCGCGTCTGGAGCAGTTGGCAAGTGAAACGGGTAATAATGATCTATCCGATACTGTGGCTCATCTTAGCAGAGTGAGCTCAGACCTGCAAAATATCGTTCTCAAGCTGCGGATGGTACCTGTAGATACCGTATTTAACCGGTTCCCACGAATGATTCGTGACCTAGCCAAAACATTGGATAAAAAAATTGACCTGGTCATTACTGGTGCAGAAACCGAATTGGATCGTACGGTCATTGACGAAATCGGTGACCCACTGGTGCATTTGCTGCGTAACGCTGTGGACCACGGTGTCGAATCCATCGCAGAACGTGTTGCTGCCGGAAAACCGGAAATGGGTACAGTTAACCTTCGAGCTTTCCACAGTGGCAATCATGTTTTCATTGAGATTGAAGATGACGGCAAAGGAATTTATCGTGAGAAGCTTTTACAAACTGCCATTAAACGCGGTGTCGTGACGGAAGAGCAGGGTGCGAAGATGAGCGACGATGAAGTTAATCAGCTTTTATTCGCTCCTGGTTTCAGTACAGCTGACAAAATCTCGGATATCTCTGGTCGCGGAGTAGGTTTGGACGTTGTAAAATCCAAAATCACTTCGCTTGGGGGTAATGTAACCATCCATTCCACACCAGGCAAAGGCACTAATTTCTCGGTTCAACTGCCATTGACGTTGTCAATTATCGCAGCAATGCTTGTACGAGTTGGTTCCGAGAAATATGCGATTCCGTTGTCCTCCATCGTGGAGACGGCCATTGTGCAGCGTGAACAAGTTCGTAATATTCATGGTAATAAAATGATTACGTTCCGTGAATCCCTCATTCCGTACTTGTCGCTAAACGAAGTGTTTGGCGTACCTGATTTCAATGATGAGGATGAGTCGGAAACAGAAATCGTTGTCATCCGCAAAGGAGATCGTCTAGCAGCGGTTTCCGTGGAAGAGTTTATCGGACAGAGCGAGATTGTTCTCAAATCCATGGGAACCTATCTTCCTTCCATTGAAGGAATCTCCGGAGCAACCATCCTGGGAGATGGACAAGTAGCTCTCATCGTTGATCCTAACGCATTTATTAAATAAGCAACTAAGCCTTACACTTATAGGGAGGTTTTATTCATGGAAGAATTGAAAGTCATCGTCTTTAAACTAGGATCTGAGGAATACGGTATCGAGGTTGAAAAAGTTCAGACGATTGAACGCATGATGCCAATTACTCGTGTCCCTAAGACATTTTCCTTCGTAAAAGGGGTTATTAATCTTCGCGGGGTTGTTATCCCTGTTATCGACTTGCGTGGTCGGTTCTCTCTGCCTGAAACAGAATATACGGATCAAACTCGAATTGTCATTGTAGCTGTAGGTGAAATGCAGGTTGGATTCATTGTTGACGCTGCCAATGATGTAATTGACATTAAGAGCAGCGCAATTGACAGTCCGCCGGAAGTAGTGGGTGGAGTAAAAGCGAGATATCTGCGCGGAGTGGCTAAATTGGAAAATGAGCGTTTGTTGATCATGCTTAATCTGCATGAAGTTTTGAATAAAAGCGAAGTTGTACAGCTGGAAAGTGTCGAGGGCTAACACGTGGAGATGTTCAACCGATTTGAGGGATTCCAAATGGATGTGCTCAAAGAGGTCGGTAACATTGGAGCAGGCAACGCCGCAACCGCGTTGTCTCAACTTCTAAATAGACCGATTGACATGGGCGTGCCGACAGTACAGATGCTCCCTTTTGAAGAAGTGGCTGAAAAAGTGGGCGGTGACGAACGAATCGTGGTGACTGTCTTTTTACGTGTTGAAGGCGAGGCACCGGGTAATCTGTTCTTCATGATGACCCCGGAAGCCGCCAAAATGCTGCTTAACCGACTTGCTGGTTTTGAGCTGAAAGATGGCCTCATGTTTTCGGATATGGAACAGTCTGCATTATCGGAAATCGGTAATATTCTGGCTGGATCATATCTTTCATCACTTGCAGATTTCACCAAACTGTCGATGTATCCAACGGTTCCCGGACTTGCTATTGACATGGCAGGGGCAATACTCAGCTATGGACTGCTGCAATTTGGCGAAATGGGAGACGATGCACTTTTGATTGACACATCGTTCTTCGAAGGAGAAGATCAGGTGGAAGGTCAATTTTTCCTGATTCCCGATCCATTGTCATTTGCCAAGATATTTGAATCTTTAGGGGTGCCTCTGGATCATGATTGAAGAAAAAAGCGTCGTTAAAGTCGGTATGGCGGATTTGAACATTGCTCACCTTCCTGGCATAATCCGCACGACAGGGCTTGGCTCTTGTGTGGGGTTAACGATGTATGATCCACAGTTGAAGCTGGCTGGAATGGCGCATGTGATGCTTCCTTCTTCAGAGATTGCAAGAGAAGGAAAATTGAACACAGCTAAATATGCCGATACGGCGTTGCCTGAGTTATTAGAAAAGATGTTAAAACTCGGTGCATCTCGTTCACGTATCGTGTCCAAAATGGCGGGTGGTGCTCAGATGTTTGCTTTTTCAGGAGCCGGAGATACCATGCGTATTGGGCCGAGGAATGCGGAGTCTTGCCGGGAATGGTTGCAAAAGCTTAATATTCCTCTTCTTGCTGAAGACACTGGTGGAAATTACGGCCGGACCATTGAAATGGACTGTGAAACAGGGATTTTAAATATTAGAAGTGTACAAATGGGTGTAAAGGAATTATAAAACTATGATAGGAAACTACCGCATTAATCTTGGAGCAGGCATAGTCGGATTTATTCTGACTTTTTTTGTAGCATACAGCAGCAATTTGTTGATGACCAGTTTAATTCGCGGGTTAATCGGATTCGTAGCCTGGTACGTTCTTGCTTTTGGTATCCGCTGGGGGCTGGGGTTGTTGCTTGCCCCGTCCGCAGGGAGTAATGGATTTGATTACGATCCTCAAGGTACTGCAGAAGTAAGAGGTTCACAGGTGGACATTAAACTCGAAGATGATGGACAAGAGCTGAACGACTTGCTCAAGAGTGGACAGAACGCCTCCTCTGGGGAAGAAATTCCGCCATCCGAGACGAAAGCTCCAACGGGTTTCGCCCCATTGGATCCGCCTAAACTGGTACGGACCAAAGATCCGGAAGAATTGGCGCAGGCCGTTCGTCACCTGACAGACAAATAAGGAGGGTGAAAGCAATTGGACGAGCGTAAAGCTTCACATTTGAACCATGCTGATCTGTGGGAAAAGTGGAAAGAGCACGGAGATCTGGAAGCCAAGAAATTGTTGATTGAAAAATATCTTCATATTGTAAATTATGTATCTGGCCGTTTGGCAGTGGGGTTACCCAAAAACGTTCCTAAAGATGATCTTGAAAGTAACGGTGTCATGGGACTAATCGATGCTCTTGAGAAATTCGACTATGAACGAGGTCTTCAATTTGAGACGTACGCCTCATGGCGAGTTCGTGGAGCGATCCTGGATGGTTTGCGTCAAGGAGACTGGGTTCCCCGTTCCGTGCGAGAAAAGGCTAAACGAATCGAAGATGCTTATCAGCAGTTGGAGCAAACCTATCTACGGTCAGTAAGCGATGAAGAAATGAGTCAGTATCTAGACGTGTCGACAAAGGACTTCCAACATATGCTCCAGGAAGTAGCGGTAATGTCACTGTGCTCTCTTGAAGACCCGATTCGGGAAGAAGAGTCAGAGACTCGTCTTTCTTTAATGGTCGATGAAAAGGCCAAAAATCCGGATTACAAAGTAAATGAGTTTTATCTGAAAGATGCGTTAGTTCAGGGACTGGATAAGTTGACAGTAAAAGAGAGAACAGTGGTTTCCCTCTTATATTATGAAGATTTATCACTTAGTGAGATTGCTGAAGTAATGTCTCTTTCACCGTCACGTATATCTCAATTGCATTCCAAAGCAATTTTAAGATTGCGTGGAACGCTAGAGAAACAAAAAGATTTGTTGATGCGCAAAGATTAATATATTTAATAGAGTTCTTAATTATACGGATTTCGGGGAGTGGAAAGTCTAAAAGGGGGATGAACTGCATTGACACAGCGAATTGCTTTGGAGCAATGCCTAAGTGTTGTTTTATCGGAAGATAAAAGTACGGCCTACCTTGAGTTTTCCAAGCAGGAAGAAGGATTCACCTGCACGCTTGATGAACTGGAACAGTTTATTGCGGGTCAGGGCATAAAGTATGGTGTACTTCGTGAGACCTTACTCATTTTTGTGAACCAACCTGAAGCCTATATGAATACGCAATTAAAAATTGCAGAGGGTATAGCAGCTGTGCCTGGGACGGATGGATACATCAAATTATTGGTCGGCATGGAGGATGAGAATGAACGTCGTCCTCTCGAAGCGGAAGATGGCAAGGTGGATTACAAAGAAGTAACTCGGTTGAATAATGTAAAATCAGGTCAAATCATTGCCGAGCGCATCCCTCCAGTGGATGGTTCAGTAGGCCAGGCCGTTACTGGTGCAGAAATTCCATTTCGACCAGGGAAAGACGTACGATTCAAAGTAGGGAAGAATGTTGTTGTTAATCCGGATGGATCTGCAATGTATGCCGCTTTGGATGGATTGGTGACCAAAACGGAAGGGAACAAACTGAATGTATTCCCGGTATACGAAATAAATGGCGATGTAGACTACAATATCGGTAATATTGATTTTGTAGGTACGGTGGTCATACGTGGCAATGTGCTAACTGGTTTTAAAATAAAAGCAGCGGGTGACATTCGCGTTGTCGGCGGTGTCGAAGGTGCAG contains:
- a CDS encoding protein-glutamate methylesterase/protein-glutamine glutaminase → MAVYQVLVVDDSAFMRKIVTDLIEADPEFKVAATASTGKEAIEKAVDLKPDVITMDVEMPEMNGLDALKSIMQKSSVPVIMLSGINEQGMKETIMALEAGAFDFIRKPSISHDQDIAQVGKALVERMRAAMNEIKRKAEREESLKQTKEIQEHLLRQSQRVQRDAPAQVRRKPAQKRIDPVQPVTRPNSEPSERPPSKVLHRNMPLADQKKERPDKKLEAGKSPDRVPNTREAKVPKPIKPLHTPKELRNAEPIRSAMEQTAASSSQPLPKAVTGTDSAFNKIVAIGCSTGGPRALKTLLEELPADLPAPVIIVQHMPPNFTRSLAQRLNTFSPLHVVEAEEGMVLKKGSAYIAPGGYHIVVTKTTDGKYILKLTEQHPVNGHRPSVDTMFESLLPFTSLQRHLVLLTGMGSDGARMMKKLYEAGVTSTFAENEETCVVYGMPRSAVELQCVRHLLPLQEIAPKLVQAVK
- a CDS encoding chemotaxis protein CheW, which gives rise to MEELKVIVFKLGSEEYGIEVEKVQTIERMMPITRVPKTFSFVKGVINLRGVVIPVIDLRGRFSLPETEYTDQTRIVIVAVGEMQVGFIVDAANDVIDIKSSAIDSPPEVVGGVKARYLRGVAKLENERLLIMLNLHEVLNKSEVVQLESVEG
- a CDS encoding chemotaxis protein CheA, with amino-acid sequence MDMNQYLSMFIDESNDHLQSLNDNMLQLEGNPEDLGIVQVIFRSAHTLKGMAATMGFEDLASLTHKMENVLDLVRNEKLKMQDYIFDTLFKSLDALESMVQDITSGGEGKADVSAIVASLQVIESGEWTGGETPTATTTAKQVESISLAVDLDEFQYSVLDQSIAEGHRVFYIDVLVSEDSQLKGVRAYMVFDLLERSGEVVKSFPTVQDIEQEKFERSFSLYYITTKEAQELEKSILSISEIESAKVIQLDQETLQQMTNQAAAAVEAETVAIATAVSQEIATAVKTEEKPAAKQPVAPTKQGAAPSRTIRVDIERLDVLMNLFSELLIDRSRLEQLASETGNNDLSDTVAHLSRVSSDLQNIVLKLRMVPVDTVFNRFPRMIRDLAKTLDKKIDLVITGAETELDRTVIDEIGDPLVHLLRNAVDHGVESIAERVAAGKPEMGTVNLRAFHSGNHVFIEIEDDGKGIYREKLLQTAIKRGVVTEEQGAKMSDDEVNQLLFAPGFSTADKISDISGRGVGLDVVKSKITSLGGNVTIHSTPGKGTNFSVQLPLTLSIIAAMLVRVGSEKYAIPLSSIVETAIVQREQVRNIHGNKMITFRESLIPYLSLNEVFGVPDFNDEDESETEIVVIRKGDRLAAVSVEEFIGQSEIVLKSMGTYLPSIEGISGATILGDGQVALIVDPNAFIK
- a CDS encoding FliA/WhiG family RNA polymerase sigma factor; amino-acid sequence: MDERKASHLNHADLWEKWKEHGDLEAKKLLIEKYLHIVNYVSGRLAVGLPKNVPKDDLESNGVMGLIDALEKFDYERGLQFETYASWRVRGAILDGLRQGDWVPRSVREKAKRIEDAYQQLEQTYLRSVSDEEMSQYLDVSTKDFQHMLQEVAVMSLCSLEDPIREEESETRLSLMVDEKAKNPDYKVNEFYLKDALVQGLDKLTVKERTVVSLLYYEDLSLSEIAEVMSLSPSRISQLHSKAILRLRGTLEKQKDLLMRKD
- a CDS encoding chemotaxis protein CheD, with translation MIEEKSVVKVGMADLNIAHLPGIIRTTGLGSCVGLTMYDPQLKLAGMAHVMLPSSEIAREGKLNTAKYADTALPELLEKMLKLGASRSRIVSKMAGGAQMFAFSGAGDTMRIGPRNAESCREWLQKLNIPLLAEDTGGNYGRTIEMDCETGILNIRSVQMGVKEL
- a CDS encoding chemotaxis protein CheC, encoding MFNRFEGFQMDVLKEVGNIGAGNAATALSQLLNRPIDMGVPTVQMLPFEEVAEKVGGDERIVVTVFLRVEGEAPGNLFFMMTPEAAKMLLNRLAGFELKDGLMFSDMEQSALSEIGNILAGSYLSSLADFTKLSMYPTVPGLAIDMAGAILSYGLLQFGEMGDDALLIDTSFFEGEDQVEGQFFLIPDPLSFAKIFESLGVPLDHD
- a CDS encoding DUF342 domain-containing protein, whose protein sequence is MTQRIALEQCLSVVLSEDKSTAYLEFSKQEEGFTCTLDELEQFIAGQGIKYGVLRETLLIFVNQPEAYMNTQLKIAEGIAAVPGTDGYIKLLVGMEDENERRPLEAEDGKVDYKEVTRLNNVKSGQIIAERIPPVDGSVGQAVTGAEIPFRPGKDVRFKVGKNVVVNPDGSAMYAALDGLVTKTEGNKLNVFPVYEINGDVDYNIGNIDFVGTVVIRGNVLTGFKIKAAGDIRVVGGVEGAELEAGGSVEITGGIIGYNKGLIQAGHNVKCTFIQEGNVDAGEDVLVSQSIMHSNIRAGRSVICAGTKGLIVGGSIQAGEHVSARIVGNSMSTVTSIEVGVLPKLRNELSELRKGLREQMDSLDKTKKALVLLDQLAAAGQLSPDKMAMRVKLTATQKSAIRLNEETKVRILEIENVLEDTNRARVDILKIINGGSKIVIGRYTKFIKNPVSRISFYYHDGDITMTPFV
- a CDS encoding MinD/ParA family protein gives rise to the protein MKDQAASLRSLVSAPSALDKTLRSGRSSKILTIASGKGGVGKSNFTLNFALALQTLGRKVLVFDADIGMANIDVLMGTSSSYNLYHLLYRQKSIQEIIQLGANGLPYIAGGSGMKELFSLSDRDLEFFAEQVEMVAQEMDYVIFDTGAGLSRENMKFIGAADECVIITTPEPTSITDAYALVKVMHGQENATPFRMVVNRVENEQESEQVAEKIAGVAKRFLQTDIPLLGYVSEDPNVVKAVKRQVPYSLAYPHSKASRDIQRLALRYLAEPAVNEAETLTGIRGFMKKWLRKTT